One segment of Deinococcus metalli DNA contains the following:
- the uvrC gene encoding excinuclease ABC subunit UvrC has protein sequence MHLDDLPVLPASPGVYIFRKGGVPIYIGKANSLRSRVLQHFKAGGKSGKFTALADTLEFITARNEVEALVLEANLIKQHRPHYNVLLKDDKHYPFLKLTNEPFPMLVVTRRVLKDGAQYYGPYPDASAVRRVKHLIDTMFPLRKNSGLPMQKKARPCLNFHMGRCLGPCVDRADPVAYARVVEDVRALLEGRAAPVIARLKVDMAQAARAQDFEQAARLRDRVQAVEKLFGTEQHAFVSDETDLDFLGVAQAGEYAMVQLFRMRAGRVVGRDKRFLTNAEDGTLGEVVEAFVQDYYTQATHVPPLILLPEGFDDAPLWSEFLSERAGRKVEMRTPKRGDKVDLVEMAQRNASTGLESELALLERRGDHPGLDSLREVLALPDRPWRIEGYDNSNLFGTNIVSGMVVFEGGRARRGEHRRFKVRGLDHPDDYTSMKQTILRRFTGSLSDKLPLPDLMLIDGGRGQVNAALDALKEADVRVPVVGLAKREERLILPGRYGAQWWLDTGTEIGTDRELLLPHTHPALRMLIGVRDEVHQYAITYHRKLRGESMLRSVFDDLPGIGQKRRDALLEHFTSLEDLASASVDQIAAVPGMNGRAAQSVKTFLAQREANLTPVAD, from the coding sequence GTGCACCTCGACGACCTGCCCGTGCTGCCCGCCAGCCCCGGCGTCTACATCTTCCGCAAGGGCGGCGTGCCCATCTATATCGGGAAGGCAAACAGCCTGCGCTCCCGCGTCCTGCAGCATTTCAAGGCCGGCGGCAAGAGCGGCAAGTTCACGGCGCTGGCCGACACTCTGGAGTTCATTACCGCCCGCAACGAGGTCGAGGCGCTGGTCCTCGAGGCGAACCTCATCAAGCAGCACCGGCCGCACTACAACGTGCTGCTCAAGGACGACAAGCACTATCCGTTCCTGAAGCTCACCAACGAGCCCTTCCCCATGCTGGTCGTGACCCGGCGCGTCCTCAAGGACGGCGCGCAGTATTACGGCCCGTATCCGGACGCGTCCGCGGTGCGCCGCGTCAAGCACCTGATCGACACCATGTTTCCCCTGCGGAAGAACAGTGGTCTGCCGATGCAGAAAAAGGCGCGGCCATGCCTGAACTTCCACATGGGCCGCTGCCTGGGGCCGTGCGTCGACCGGGCCGACCCCGTGGCCTATGCCCGGGTGGTCGAGGACGTCCGTGCCCTGCTGGAAGGCCGCGCCGCGCCCGTGATCGCCCGGCTGAAGGTGGACATGGCCCAGGCGGCCCGCGCGCAGGATTTCGAGCAGGCCGCGCGGCTGCGCGACCGCGTGCAGGCCGTCGAGAAACTCTTCGGGACCGAGCAGCACGCCTTCGTGAGCGACGAGACGGACCTGGATTTCCTGGGTGTGGCGCAGGCCGGCGAGTACGCGATGGTGCAGCTGTTTCGCATGCGCGCCGGGCGCGTGGTGGGCCGCGACAAGCGCTTCCTCACGAACGCCGAGGACGGCACGCTGGGCGAGGTCGTGGAGGCCTTTGTTCAGGACTACTACACCCAGGCCACGCACGTGCCGCCCCTGATCCTGCTGCCCGAGGGCTTCGACGACGCGCCGCTGTGGAGTGAATTCCTGTCGGAGCGGGCGGGCCGGAAGGTCGAGATGCGCACGCCCAAACGCGGCGACAAGGTGGACCTGGTCGAGATGGCCCAGCGCAACGCGAGCACGGGCCTGGAGAGCGAGCTGGCGCTGCTGGAACGCCGGGGCGACCATCCCGGCCTGGACAGCCTGCGCGAGGTGCTGGCGCTGCCGGACCGCCCGTGGCGCATCGAGGGCTACGACAACAGCAACCTGTTCGGCACCAACATCGTGTCGGGCATGGTCGTGTTCGAGGGCGGCCGGGCGCGGCGCGGCGAGCACCGGCGCTTCAAGGTGCGCGGGCTGGACCACCCGGACGACTACACCAGCATGAAACAGACCATCCTGCGGCGCTTCACCGGCAGCCTGTCGGACAAGCTGCCGCTGCCGGACCTGATGCTGATCGACGGCGGGCGTGGGCAGGTCAACGCCGCGCTCGACGCCCTGAAGGAAGCGGACGTGCGCGTGCCGGTGGTCGGCCTCGCCAAGCGCGAGGAACGCCTGATCCTGCCCGGGCGCTACGGCGCGCAGTGGTGGCTGGATACGGGCACCGAGATCGGCACGGACCGCGAGCTGCTGCTGCCGCACACGCACCCGGCCCTGCGGATGCTGATCGGCGTGCGCGACGAGGTGCACCAGTACGCCATCACATACCACCGCAAGCTGCGCGGCGAGAGCATGCTCCGCAGCGTGTTCGACGACCTGCCGGGCATCGGCCAGAAACGCCGCGACGCGCTGCTGGAGCACTTCACCAGCCTCGAGGACCTCGCGTCGGCCAGCGTGGACCAGATCGCGGCGGTGCCCGGCATGAACGGCCGCGCCGCGCAGAGCGTCAAGACCTTCCTCGCGCAGCGCGAGGCGAACCTCACGCCAGTCGCGGACTGA
- a CDS encoding Gfo/Idh/MocA family protein, giving the protein MSIRVAVIGCGNRGADVYGTHLQSLGAQIVALVDPRAGRLAEVGARLDVPAHACHAHWDDLFALGRVADAVVIATPDHQHVEPCLRALDLGYHVLLEKPICLDEAELDHLLRAEAESAGTVTVCHVLRSTPIFKEVRGVLDAGVLGPLIGITWSENVGWWHYAHSYVRGNWRASPPAAPFLLAKACHDLDLLRWYAGSPPVTVGSVGGLHHFRPEQAPAGAQGRCVECPVADCPYDARTIYLGRPTDVWPVTVLVAGGGTLADALADGPYGECVYAGHNTVVDHQAVTLGFAGGLTAQLTVSAFTHDISRTFKLVGPYGELRGHMERGELELHDFRTGTARTWHVPTDGNHGGGDFGLVRTWLSALRGEGGWPSPLSVSVDSHRMAFAAERARLTGVAETL; this is encoded by the coding sequence ATGAGTATCCGTGTGGCGGTGATCGGCTGCGGCAACCGGGGCGCGGATGTGTACGGCACGCACCTCCAGAGTCTCGGGGCGCAGATCGTGGCGCTGGTCGATCCCCGCGCGGGCCGGCTGGCGGAGGTCGGGGCGAGGCTGGACGTGCCCGCCCACGCGTGCCACGCCCACTGGGACGACCTGTTCGCCCTCGGCAGGGTGGCGGACGCGGTGGTCATCGCCACGCCGGATCACCAGCACGTCGAGCCGTGCCTGCGCGCCCTGGACCTCGGCTACCACGTGTTGCTGGAGAAGCCCATCTGCCTGGACGAGGCCGAGCTCGACCACCTCCTGAGGGCGGAGGCTGAATCCGCGGGCACCGTGACCGTCTGCCACGTGCTGCGCAGCACGCCCATCTTCAAGGAGGTTCGCGGTGTACTCGATGCCGGGGTGCTCGGCCCGCTGATCGGCATCACGTGGTCCGAAAACGTCGGTTGGTGGCATTACGCGCACTCGTACGTGCGCGGCAACTGGCGGGCCAGTCCGCCGGCTGCGCCGTTCCTGCTTGCAAAGGCCTGCCACGACCTCGACCTGTTGCGCTGGTACGCGGGCTCGCCGCCCGTCACGGTGGGCAGCGTGGGCGGTCTGCACCACTTCCGGCCCGAGCAGGCGCCGGCGGGCGCGCAGGGGCGCTGCGTCGAGTGCCCCGTGGCAGACTGCCCGTACGACGCGCGCACCATCTATCTCGGACGGCCGACTGACGTGTGGCCCGTGACGGTGCTGGTGGCCGGCGGCGGCACGCTGGCGGACGCCCTCGCGGATGGTCCCTACGGCGAATGCGTGTACGCCGGGCACAACACGGTGGTCGACCACCAGGCGGTCACGCTGGGATTTGCGGGCGGCCTCACCGCGCAGCTCACGGTCTCGGCGTTCACGCACGACATCTCGCGCACCTTCAAGCTGGTCGGGCCGTACGGTGAGCTGCGCGGCCACATGGAACGCGGCGAGCTGGAGCTGCACGACTTCCGCACCGGCACGGCGCGCACGTGGCACGTGCCCACCGACGGCAATCACGGCGGAGGGGATTTTGGCCTCGTCCGCACGTGGCTGTCGGCGCTGCGGGGCGAGGGAGGGTGGCCGTCTCCCCTGTCGGTATCGGTCGATTCGCACCGCATGGCCTTCGCGGCGGAGCGGGCGCGGTTGACGGGTGTGGCGGAGACGTTGTGA
- a CDS encoding phosphoglycerate kinase codes for MQNLSQLDVKGKRVLVRVDYNVPVKDGVVQDDTRVTASLPTIRALLDAGARGVILMSHFGRPKNGPEDKYSLRPVAPVLEKVLGRPVTFIGGTADSDETLAAVQALPDGAVALLENVRFSSGEEKNNPELSAKLARLGDAFVLDAFGSAHRAHSSVSGVAGLLPHAAGTLLQTEVDALGKLLNDVQHPYVVIIGGAKVSDKLLVIENLLPTVDRMLIGGGMAYTFVKAQGGKIGKSIHEDDFLDKARELLGTYGDKIVLPTDTLAGDAFSNDANTRVVPTNDIPDDWEGMDIGPDSRAAFAEALSGAKTVFWNGPMGVFEFAKFADGTNAIAKAVADLQGAYTVIGGGDSVSAINQSGQAGRVGHISTGGGASLELLEGKALPGVEAMK; via the coding sequence ATGCAGAACCTGAGTCAACTCGATGTGAAGGGCAAGCGCGTGCTGGTGCGCGTGGACTACAACGTACCGGTCAAGGACGGCGTGGTGCAGGACGATACGCGCGTCACGGCCAGCCTGCCGACCATCCGGGCGCTGCTGGATGCCGGCGCGCGGGGCGTGATCCTGATGAGCCACTTCGGCCGCCCCAAGAACGGCCCGGAGGACAAGTACAGCCTGCGGCCCGTCGCGCCGGTACTGGAAAAGGTGCTGGGCCGGCCCGTGACCTTCATCGGCGGCACGGCGGACAGCGACGAGACGCTCGCGGCCGTGCAGGCGCTGCCGGACGGCGCGGTTGCACTGCTGGAGAACGTGCGCTTCAGCTCGGGCGAGGAGAAGAACAACCCGGAGCTGAGCGCGAAGCTCGCCCGCCTGGGCGACGCCTTCGTGCTGGACGCCTTCGGCAGCGCGCACCGGGCGCACTCGTCCGTGAGCGGCGTGGCCGGGCTGCTGCCGCATGCCGCCGGCACACTCCTCCAGACCGAGGTGGACGCGCTGGGCAAGCTGCTCAACGACGTGCAGCATCCCTACGTCGTGATCATCGGCGGGGCGAAGGTCAGCGACAAGCTGCTGGTGATCGAGAATCTGCTGCCCACCGTGGACCGCATGCTGATCGGCGGCGGCATGGCCTACACCTTCGTGAAGGCGCAGGGCGGGAAGATCGGCAAGAGCATCCACGAGGACGACTTCCTGGACAAGGCGCGCGAACTGCTCGGCACGTACGGCGACAAGATCGTCCTGCCAACCGACACGCTCGCCGGCGACGCCTTCAGCAACGACGCGAACACGCGCGTGGTGCCCACGAACGACATCCCGGACGACTGGGAAGGCATGGACATCGGCCCGGACAGCCGCGCGGCCTTCGCCGAGGCCCTGAGCGGCGCCAAGACCGTGTTCTGGAACGGCCCGATGGGCGTGTTCGAGTTCGCCAAGTTCGCGGACGGCACGAACGCGATCGCCAAGGCTGTGGCCGACCTCCAGGGCGCGTACACCGTGATCGGCGGCGGCGACTCGGTCAGCGCGATCAACCAGAGCGGACAGGCGGGCCGCGTGGGTCACATCAGCACCGGGGGCGGCGCCAGCCTGGAACTGCTGGAAGGCAAGGCGCTGCCGGGCGTGGAGGCCATGAAATGA
- a CDS encoding diacylglycerol/lipid kinase family protein, whose protein sequence is MTRPYAVVLNPRAGGGSARRAWPDVQRELERRGLTYTLIEEASGDAALARVAALPIDVAVLAVGGDGTVGALLPAVVGTGRPLGIVPLGTGNDFAGLLGLRPGDLGAALDRLAFQPRRVDALEVEIGAGDHAGRRTVLLNGLGMGFDAQVAANMARAPAALRGFARYAWSAVLTVKELALTPVTVTVDGAVQYAGPSALVAVMNGTRYGGGFQISPQSDVRDGCLDVLASREVTRASLLGLMIRVLRGRHLEHARVSAGQGSAVTVEWARPVALHLDGDLAGMVTRLHARVLPGAVALLNA, encoded by the coding sequence ATGACCCGCCCGTACGCCGTCGTCCTGAACCCCCGCGCGGGCGGCGGCAGCGCGCGCCGGGCGTGGCCGGACGTGCAGCGCGAGCTGGAGCGCCGCGGCCTGACCTACACCCTGATCGAGGAAGCCAGCGGTGACGCGGCCCTCGCCCGGGTGGCTGCCCTGCCCATCGACGTCGCGGTACTTGCGGTGGGCGGGGACGGCACGGTGGGGGCACTGTTGCCCGCCGTGGTCGGGACCGGCCGGCCCCTGGGCATCGTGCCGCTGGGCACCGGGAACGACTTCGCAGGCCTGCTTGGCTTGCGGCCCGGCGACCTGGGCGCTGCGCTCGACCGCCTGGCCTTCCAGCCGCGCCGGGTGGACGCGCTGGAGGTCGAGATCGGAGCGGGCGATCACGCGGGCCGACGCACGGTGCTGCTCAATGGCCTCGGCATGGGCTTCGACGCGCAGGTGGCCGCGAACATGGCGCGCGCCCCGGCCGCCCTGCGCGGTTTCGCCCGCTACGCGTGGTCCGCGGTGCTGACCGTGAAGGAACTGGCCCTCACCCCCGTGACCGTCACGGTGGACGGCGCCGTCCAGTACGCCGGCCCGAGCGCGCTGGTCGCCGTGATGAACGGAACCCGCTACGGCGGCGGCTTCCAGATCAGCCCACAGAGCGATGTGCGCGACGGCTGTCTGGACGTGCTGGCGAGCCGCGAGGTCACGCGCGCCAGTTTGCTGGGTCTGATGATCCGCGTGCTGCGTGGCCGGCACCTGGAACACGCCCGCGTCAGCGCAGGGCAGGGGAGTGCCGTCACGGTCGAGTGGGCGCGGCCGGTTGCCCTGCACCTGGACGGCGATCTGGCCGGGATGGTCACGCGGCTGCACGCCCGGGTGCTGCCCGGGGCCGTGGCACTGCTGAATGCGTGA
- a CDS encoding phosphatase PAP2 family protein, whose amino-acid sequence MMHEIRSELLPLLRVHWRLVLLVLLGVLGPLILVAHVTDEIFREGGYAWDQAILAWYAAHRTPALTSAARDLAVIGGVGVLPVITLVLALLLAHYRSRAHAWFLVLAVAGATVINVLAKVAFQRPRPDQLVSVLVEPGYSFPSGHTMANAAFGIALGLVFWKGRWGWPVTLLGWAWAILIGVSRNYLGVHYPTDVMVGFLSSVAWVVGLYLVVRRRWTVLAAPEAPANPHHMTSPEGNAAVNQPR is encoded by the coding sequence ATGATGCACGAGATCCGCTCTGAACTGCTGCCGCTTCTGCGCGTGCACTGGCGGCTGGTGCTGCTCGTGCTGCTGGGGGTGCTGGGGCCACTGATCCTGGTCGCGCATGTCACAGACGAGATCTTCCGCGAGGGCGGGTACGCGTGGGACCAGGCCATCCTCGCGTGGTACGCCGCGCACCGCACGCCAGCCCTGACGAGTGCCGCACGAGACCTCGCGGTGATCGGCGGGGTCGGGGTGCTGCCGGTGATCACGCTGGTGCTCGCGCTGCTGCTCGCGCACTACCGCAGCCGCGCGCACGCGTGGTTCCTGGTGCTCGCGGTGGCCGGCGCGACCGTCATCAACGTGCTGGCGAAGGTCGCCTTCCAGCGCCCCCGGCCGGACCAGCTCGTCTCGGTCCTGGTCGAACCCGGCTACTCGTTCCCGAGCGGGCACACCATGGCGAATGCCGCGTTCGGCATCGCACTCGGCCTGGTGTTCTGGAAGGGCCGCTGGGGCTGGCCGGTCACGCTCCTCGGGTGGGCGTGGGCGATCCTGATCGGCGTGAGCCGCAACTATCTGGGCGTGCACTACCCCACCGACGTGATGGTCGGGTTCCTGAGCAGCGTGGCGTGGGTGGTCGGACTGTACCTCGTCGTGCGGCGCCGGTGGACGGTGCTGGCGGCCCCGGAGGCGCCGGCGAATCCGCACCACATGACGTCGCCGGAGGGCAACGCCGCGGTCAACCAGCCGCGCTGA
- the asnS gene encoding asparagine--tRNA ligase: MTLHTSIHDLRNHVGQSVTLSAWLTDKSGKGKIQFLKLRDGSGFVQGTVFRGDVSEEVFEAAKRLTQEQAVSVTGEVRADDRAPGGVELSVRELSPISDNHAEYPITPKEHGIEFLMDHRHVWLRHRRPWAILRVRDAVQRAIVDFFHGEGFVRFDAPFFTPNAAEGTTELFEIDLFGEDKAYLSQTGQLHAEAGAFAFGKVYTFGPTFRAEKSKTRRHLLEFWMVEPEVAPSSHVENMALQERFVSFIVRRVLEECQTELEVLGRDVTKLAGAAEGNYPRVTYTEALEIVRQHIESRDLPPNVQDDVQPVEWGDDLGAPHETILGHHFDRPVIIERYPAAIKAFYMQPDPADPRVALCDDMIAPDGYGEIIGGSERIHDYDLLKSRIEHEGLPLEAFDWYLDLRRVGSVPHAGFGMGLERVIAWITGIDHIREAIPFPRMLTRMRP; this comes from the coding sequence ATGACTCTGCATACCAGCATCCATGACCTGAGGAACCATGTCGGGCAGAGCGTCACGCTGTCCGCGTGGCTGACCGACAAGAGCGGCAAGGGCAAGATCCAGTTCCTGAAACTGCGCGACGGCAGCGGCTTCGTGCAGGGCACCGTCTTCAGGGGCGACGTCAGCGAGGAGGTCTTCGAGGCCGCGAAACGGCTCACGCAGGAGCAGGCGGTGAGCGTCACCGGTGAGGTGCGGGCCGACGACCGTGCGCCGGGCGGCGTCGAGCTGAGCGTGCGGGAGCTCTCCCCCATCAGCGACAACCACGCCGAGTACCCGATCACGCCCAAGGAGCACGGCATCGAGTTCCTGATGGACCACCGGCACGTGTGGCTGCGTCACCGCCGTCCGTGGGCAATCCTGCGCGTGCGTGACGCCGTGCAGCGTGCCATCGTGGACTTCTTCCACGGCGAGGGCTTTGTGCGTTTCGACGCGCCGTTCTTCACGCCCAACGCCGCCGAGGGCACCACGGAGCTGTTCGAGATCGACCTGTTCGGTGAGGACAAGGCCTACCTCAGCCAGACCGGACAGCTCCACGCCGAGGCGGGCGCCTTCGCGTTCGGCAAGGTCTACACCTTCGGGCCGACCTTCCGCGCCGAGAAGAGCAAGACCCGCCGGCACCTGCTGGAATTCTGGATGGTCGAGCCGGAGGTCGCGCCGAGCAGCCACGTGGAGAACATGGCGCTGCAGGAGCGGTTCGTGTCGTTCATCGTGCGGCGTGTGCTGGAAGAATGCCAGACCGAGCTGGAGGTGCTGGGCCGCGACGTGACCAAGCTCGCCGGCGCCGCAGAGGGCAACTACCCACGTGTGACGTACACCGAGGCGCTAGAGATCGTCCGGCAGCACATCGAGAGCCGCGACCTGCCGCCGAACGTGCAGGACGACGTGCAACCCGTCGAGTGGGGCGACGACCTGGGCGCGCCGCACGAGACGATCCTGGGGCACCACTTCGACCGGCCGGTGATCATCGAGCGGTACCCGGCGGCCATCAAGGCGTTCTACATGCAGCCCGATCCGGCCGATCCGCGCGTGGCGCTGTGCGACGACATGATCGCCCCGGACGGCTACGGCGAGATCATCGGCGGCAGCGAGCGCATCCACGACTATGACCTGCTGAAATCCCGCATCGAGCACGAGGGCCTGCCGCTGGAGGCCTTCGACTGGTACCTCGACCTGCGCCGGGTGGGCAGCGTGCCGCACGCGGGCTTCGGCATGGGCCTGGAGCGGGTGATCGCTTGGATCACCGGCATCGACCACATCCGCGAGGCGATTCCCTTCCCGCGGATGCTGACGCGCATGCGACCGTAA
- the gap gene encoding type I glyceraldehyde-3-phosphate dehydrogenase has product MKVGINGFGRIGRLVFRVLEARGVEVVAINDLTDNKTLATLLKYDSTAGKFDGTVEYDESSLTVNGKKIHALAERDPANIKWGELGAEIVIESTGIFTSREGASKHLQGGAKKVIITAPAKNEDISIVLGVNEQDYDPSQHNIISNASCTTNSLGAPMKLLDEAFGIEKAIMTTVHSYTNDQRVLDLPHSDLRRARAAAVNIIPTSTGAAKAVSQVYPALKGKFDGTSLRVPTPVGSISDVVVILKRDVTVAEVNKVFKDAAEGSHKGIIEYTEDPIVLQDIVGDPHSAIIDGGLTMAMGSLVKFFSWYDNEWGYSNRIADLTQLVSDKG; this is encoded by the coding sequence ATGAAAGTAGGCATTAACGGCTTCGGCCGCATCGGTCGTCTGGTGTTCCGGGTGCTGGAGGCGCGTGGCGTCGAAGTGGTCGCCATCAACGACCTGACGGACAACAAGACGCTGGCCACCCTCCTGAAGTACGACAGCACCGCCGGCAAGTTCGACGGCACCGTCGAGTACGACGAGTCCTCGCTGACCGTGAACGGCAAGAAGATCCACGCGCTGGCCGAACGCGATCCCGCCAACATCAAGTGGGGCGAGCTGGGCGCCGAGATCGTGATCGAGTCCACCGGCATCTTCACCAGTCGCGAGGGCGCCAGCAAGCACCTGCAGGGCGGCGCCAAGAAGGTCATCATCACCGCGCCGGCCAAAAACGAGGACATCAGCATCGTGCTCGGCGTGAACGAGCAGGACTACGATCCCTCCCAGCACAACATCATCAGCAACGCCAGCTGCACCACCAACAGCCTGGGCGCGCCCATGAAGCTGCTCGACGAGGCGTTTGGCATCGAGAAGGCCATCATGACCACGGTGCACTCGTACACCAACGACCAGCGCGTGCTGGACCTGCCGCACAGCGACCTGCGCCGCGCCCGCGCCGCCGCCGTGAACATCATCCCGACCAGCACCGGCGCCGCCAAGGCCGTGTCGCAGGTGTACCCCGCGCTGAAGGGCAAGTTCGACGGCACCTCGCTGCGCGTGCCCACGCCGGTCGGCTCGATCAGCGACGTGGTCGTGATCCTCAAGCGCGACGTGACCGTGGCCGAGGTGAACAAGGTCTTCAAGGATGCCGCCGAGGGCAGCCACAAGGGCATCATCGAATACACCGAGGACCCCATCGTGCTCCAGGACATCGTGGGCGATCCGCACTCCGCGATCATCGACGGCGGGCTCACCATGGCGATGGGCAGCCTGGTGAAGTTCTTCAGCTGGTACGACAACGAGTGGGGCTACAGCAACCGGATTGCCGACCTGACGCAACTCGTCTCTGACAAGGGCTGA
- a CDS encoding aspartate kinase, which yields MSDTLLVMKYGGTNMQDARAIRHSASLAARSLQEGVRVVVVVSAMAGVTNQLLLLADAAQSGDIARANDEIAAMRTRHFTAAQELGAAPDSDTVRELREMHETLRQAVYGVYLLRELTPRSRDLIVAFGERLSAPLMRLALEQLGQRAHHLTGGEAGILTDSHFGNARPLPSTYGRIKDRLSGLLGAGITPVVAGFMGETEKGAITTLGRGGTDFSATIIGKALGATEVWGWKDVDGVMSADPRVVKDARNIDVLSYGEVMELAYFGAKVLHPLAVTPLQDSGIPLRLKNSSDPDFAGTLVQAQPRDEAGHPVKAVTAIRNVSIINVSGAGVLGIPEVIASVFDAIARENVTLLMVSQSSSMSNVSLAVQTVDAERTLNALRAGVSLELQVEQQDGVSVLAIVGSGMRGQKGVSARLFTALAAQDVNILMISQGSSELNISVAVEAAHVDDATRSVHAAFGLGTPVSAAG from the coding sequence ATGAGCGACACCCTTCTGGTCATGAAGTACGGCGGCACGAACATGCAGGACGCGCGTGCCATCCGCCACAGCGCGTCGCTGGCCGCCCGCAGCCTTCAGGAGGGCGTGCGCGTGGTGGTCGTGGTCTCCGCCATGGCCGGCGTGACCAACCAGCTCCTGCTGCTCGCCGACGCCGCGCAGTCCGGCGATATCGCCCGCGCGAACGATGAGATCGCCGCGATGCGCACCCGGCACTTCACGGCCGCGCAGGAACTCGGCGCCGCGCCCGACAGCGACACGGTGCGCGAGTTGCGTGAGATGCACGAAACGCTGCGCCAGGCCGTGTACGGCGTGTACCTGCTGCGCGAACTCACGCCGCGCAGCCGCGATCTGATCGTCGCCTTCGGTGAGCGCCTGTCCGCGCCGCTGATGAGGCTCGCCCTGGAGCAGCTCGGTCAGCGCGCCCACCACCTCACGGGCGGCGAGGCTGGCATCCTCACGGACTCGCACTTCGGCAACGCCCGCCCGCTGCCCAGCACCTACGGCCGCATCAAGGACCGCCTGAGCGGCCTGCTGGGCGCCGGCATCACGCCGGTCGTGGCAGGCTTCATGGGGGAGACCGAGAAGGGCGCGATCACGACCCTCGGGCGCGGCGGCACGGACTTCAGCGCCACGATCATCGGCAAGGCGCTGGGCGCGACCGAGGTGTGGGGCTGGAAGGACGTGGACGGCGTGATGAGCGCGGACCCCCGCGTGGTGAAGGACGCCCGCAACATCGACGTCCTGAGCTACGGCGAGGTGATGGAACTCGCGTACTTCGGCGCGAAGGTGCTGCACCCGCTGGCCGTGACGCCCCTCCAGGACAGCGGCATTCCGCTGCGCCTGAAGAACTCCTCCGACCCGGACTTCGCGGGCACGCTGGTGCAGGCACAGCCGCGAGACGAGGCCGGGCACCCAGTCAAGGCCGTCACCGCGATCCGCAACGTCAGCATCATCAACGTCAGCGGCGCCGGCGTCCTGGGCATCCCGGAGGTGATCGCCAGCGTGTTCGACGCCATCGCCCGCGAGAATGTCACACTCCTGATGGTGTCGCAGTCGTCCAGTATGAGCAACGTGTCCCTGGCGGTGCAGACGGTGGACGCCGAGCGCACGCTGAACGCCCTGCGCGCCGGCGTGAGCCTGGAACTGCAGGTCGAGCAGCAGGACGGCGTGTCCGTGCTGGCCATCGTGGGCAGCGGGATGCGCGGTCAGAAGGGGGTGTCCGCCCGGCTCTTCACGGCGCTTGCGGCGCAGGACGTGAACATCCTGATGATCTCGCAGGGCAGCAGCGAGCTGAACATCAGCGTGGCCGTCGAGGCCGCCCACGTGGACGACGCGACACGCTCCGTGCACGCCGCCTTCGGACTGGGCACGCCGGTCAGCGCGGCTGGTTGA
- the tpiA gene encoding triose-phosphate isomerase, with protein MRNLLALNWKMNKTPSEARSWAAELAERFEEGDAELAVMAPAVTISTLAANLPAGVGLGAQDVSAHDSGAYTGEVSAGMLADLGVGYVVVGHSERRDYHGETDAVVAAKAKQAQANGIVPIVCVGEKLDVREKGEHVAYTLAQLAGSLAGVGADVVVAYEPVWAIGTGKTATADDAEELAAAIRGALEQQYGKRAAEIRVLYGGSVKPDNIASICVKPNVNGALVGGASLKVADVLGMNDALKNA; from the coding sequence ATGAGGAACCTGCTGGCCCTGAACTGGAAGATGAACAAGACGCCCAGCGAGGCGCGCAGCTGGGCAGCCGAACTCGCGGAACGCTTCGAGGAAGGTGACGCGGAACTGGCCGTGATGGCCCCGGCCGTGACGATCTCCACGCTGGCCGCGAACCTCCCGGCGGGCGTGGGCCTGGGCGCGCAGGACGTGTCCGCCCATGACTCCGGCGCGTACACCGGCGAGGTCAGCGCGGGCATGCTGGCCGACCTGGGCGTGGGATACGTGGTCGTCGGGCACAGCGAGCGGCGCGACTACCACGGCGAGACGGACGCCGTCGTGGCCGCCAAGGCGAAGCAGGCTCAGGCGAACGGGATCGTGCCGATCGTGTGCGTGGGCGAGAAGCTCGACGTGCGCGAGAAGGGTGAGCACGTGGCGTACACCCTCGCGCAGCTCGCGGGCAGCCTGGCCGGCGTGGGCGCGGACGTCGTGGTGGCGTACGAGCCGGTGTGGGCCATCGGAACCGGCAAGACCGCGACCGCGGACGACGCCGAGGAACTCGCGGCCGCCATCCGCGGCGCGCTGGAGCAGCAGTACGGCAAGCGGGCCGCGGAGATCCGCGTGCTGTACGGCGGGAGCGTGAAGCCGGACAACATCGCCAGCATCTGCGTGAAGCCGAACGTGAACGGCGCCCTGGTGGGCGGCGCGAGCCTGAAGGTCGCGGACGTGCTCGGCATGAACGACGCGCTGAAGAACGCGTAG